CAATAGACGTTATTGGAAACATACATTATCAATAACGTAATAGTGAGCAATTATGCCTAATGAGCCGGTTTGGGGGGAATTGGTTAAAGTCGAGTTAGAAGCGTGTTTAAGTGCGCCGATAACTAGGTATTTTGACGCAGAGCTTCAGGGCGACCCGGATGTGTTGGCGCAGCTGTTGGCAGATAAACGCAACCCCAATACTCGGCGTGCTTACGAGAAAGATTTGCGGGATTTCTTTATGAAGATGACTCTAATGCCGCCAAGTGGTGATAGCGTGCTGGAGTTTCTGCACTTGCAGCGAGAGCAAGCGGTGATGGTGGTGCTGAAGTACAAAGCGAAATTGATAGCTTCGGGGGTGCGGGAGGCCACAATTAATCGGCGGTTGGCGGCGATTAAGTCTTTGGCGAAGATGGGGCGCAAGCTGGGTGTGTGCAATTATTCCCTGGAAGATGTCGAGGGGGAGAAGGTCAAGGCTTATCGGGATACGCGGGGGGTTGATAGCAAGACGATAGCACTTGTGTTACAGCAGTTTGACCGGGAGACTTTGATTGGTAAACGCAACTATGCAATCTTTCTGGTGCTGTGGGGTTTGGCTTTGC
Above is a genomic segment from Nostoc sp. UHCC 0870 containing:
- a CDS encoding tyrosine-type recombinase/integrase, producing the protein MPNEPVWGELVKVELEACLSAPITRYFDAELQGDPDVLAQLLADKRNPNTRRAYEKDLRDFFMKMTLMPPSGDSVLEFLHLQREQAVMVVLKYKAKLIASGVREATINRRLAAIKSLAKMGRKLGVCNYSLEDVEGEKVKAYRDTRGVDSKTIALVLQQFDRETLIGKRNYAIFLVLWGLALRRQEICQLNVGDFDFYGRKLRVLGKGKGTNEEYLDMSKDVAAALADWLIARGDLNVNLPIFTALDFHNEGHRLTADAIYKIVSAAFKKAGVKKPMSPHRVRHSAITAALDATDGNIRKVQKLSRHADPRTLMIYDDNRNKDLWEMSELLTGMLKDSGE